GTGCTTGTTACCTCGCTTGTCAGGCTGGAGACATTCTGTCCGTAGCTGCTTTCCTGGGTTTGCGAGTACAGCATATGTGCCGCGTGTCCAAGCTCATGTGCCAGCGTGGAAACGCTGTTATAATCTTCGGTATAATTAAGGAGAATATAGGGATGCGTACCGGATACCGGCATGGCAAAAGCGCCGGTTGACTTGTTTTCTGCGGGGTAGACGTCGATGGCACCGCCCTCCAGCATCACATCCAGCTGATTTGCATAATCATTCCCCAGTGGCGCAAGTGCCTTTTTCACAAGCGTTCGGGCATCTTCATATGGAAAGGTTGTTCCAGGATCCTTGGCGATACTTGCGTTGGTCTCAAAGCTATAGAGCTTTGTCGTGCCCAGTGAGTTTCTAAGCAGCGAAAAGTACCGGTCCAGCGACGGCTTTGTCTTTTCTTCAGCATTCAGAACGCCGTTGTAAACCGAAATGGGCGTATCCGTCGGCGCCAGATCCGCCTCCAGTGCAGAGCCATACTTGTGGAGGGATGCGCTTTGGGTTACAGCGGTATAATAATTGTGCAGATTTTGGGCAAGGGTGTTGCGGAACGCTCCGTAGGTCTGCATCATGGCATCGTAGTACGCGATACGAAACTCCTGACTATAATTTTTATTGTAGGCCGCAGCATAATGATTCTCATCTGCTGGAACCTCTGTGCCATCGGGAAATTTGATCTTTGGAAATGTCAGATCACTACCGGTCAGAGAAGCATACAGATTGTAGGCTCCATCCCGCATCTGATAGAGCGGCTGCAGCAATTGTTCCTCCCGCTCCGGCAGTGCATGGTCACTTTCTGCGCGGTCACGATGAAACCATATGAGGTAAGGCTTCATGCGCGGATCACCAGCCACCTTGTCGAGGAAGCTGTCACTGTTTGCAAACAGCTCCGGCAGAGCAAAGGCTGTTTCTGTGGACATCCTGGTAAGTAAATTGGACACCCGGCCAACCAGCTCCTTGGCTTTGCTGTCGGATTGATCTTTTTGAACCTGCAGTGTGGCATAGGCATCAAGACGCCCGGCAAGACGGCTCATCTCATCAAAGCCAGCGTAATAGCCCACGACGCCGTCTGTGGTATTCAATCTGCCGCGCAGCGCGGAAACGGTTTTTATTTGAGCCTCCGTCTGAGAATATTCCTTTTCAAACGCCGCCTCGTCGGGATAAATTGCACGCAAATCCCATGGAATCTCCTGCTGAGCTGCTTGCTTTTCTGATGATGTCGTTTCGTTCTGCGCAGCTGCCGTATCTGCGTTCTGTCCTTGATTAAGACTACAGGCTGTCATTGACAAAGCCATTGCCATTGCTATAAAAAATGAAAATATTCGCTTCACGTTTGTTTCCTCCGTGCCCTTCTCCATTAAATCTGCTTTGTCAGCGTCAGAATGTTGAGACTGTCCTGATATTCATATTCCACTGTGTCCATGAATTTTTTTACCATAAAAATCCCAAGGCCGCCGATGTCCCGTTCCTCGGCAGAAAGTGTTGTATCCGGGTCCGGTTTCTCCGTTGGGTCATAGGGGCGGCCATTATCGGCAAAGCGCAATGTAACATGACCGTCTTCCACACTCACACCCACGGTAGCATCGCTTGCACCTGAGTAACGGACGATATTAGAGAAAATCTCGTCCACTGCGATGTTCATTTGTGCAGTCACCTTCATGGGAATTTCTGCGGCCTCCAGCTCTTGCTCCACAAATGCGGTGACCTCTTCTATAGATGCCAGCGTTGGGGTCACTTTCAGCTTTTTCATGCCATGGCCGTTCTGCGGTCTAAGCTCCAGGCTCAGCATGGTAATGTCATCAAACTGCGGAGCCTCTCCAACAAAGGCGTCGATTTCCTCTTTCATCCGGTGCAGCAGGGTCGCGCAATCCACGTCTTTATACCGGTTCAGTGCATGGATCATTCGATCGGTGCCGTAAAGCTCGTTGTGGGTATCGGTGGCCTCAGCGACACCATCGGTATAGAGATACAGTCGGTCGCCGGAATCCAGTTGCAGCTCGTACTCCTTGTAACGAGTCCCTTCCATTCCCGCAAGCACGAAGCCGTGCTTATCCTTGATCAGCTCATAGCTTCCGCCTGCCCGTTTGATCACCGGGTACTCGTGTCCCGCGTTGGCACAGGTCATTTTGCCTGTGGAAATTTCTAAAACACCCAGCCAGACCGTGACAAACATTTCTGCCTCATTTCCCACACAGAGCTGATTGTTCACTTTTTCTAGCACCGCTTTGGGAGAAAGTCCTGTCTGGGCCACGTTCTTGAGCAGTGTCTTTGCGATTACCATAAACAGGGCCGCCGGAACACCCTTTCCGGATACGTCTGCCATCACCATGGCAAGCCGGTCGTCGTCTACCAGAAAGAAGTCGTAAAAGTCTCCTCCCACTTCCTTGGCGGGAGTCATCGTCGCGTAGATATCGAGCTCTGGCCGTTCTGGAAAAGCTGGAAAGATGCTGGGAAGCATGCTGGCCTGAATGTGCTTGGCCACGTCCAGCTCTGCTCCGATGCGTTCCTTCTCGGCTGTTACAAAAGTTAAGTCGTTAATATACTGTTCCAGAGAGAGTGCCATATTGTTGAAGGAACCTGCCAAATCTCCGATTTCGTCATTGTCATGAATTTGTGCCCGGTATTCCAGATTCCCCCCACTGATCTCACCCACATCGTTTCGCAGAGACAGCAATGGCATCGTCAGCTGTACAGCAAAACGCCTCGTAAGGATTACAACGATGAATATAATGGCTGCAAAGGATAGAACAAAGATCAAAATTGCCGTCAATATATTCTTACGCATGGATGCCGCAGTATCATCGGTTTTGGTGTTGATGCTGTCGCGTATCTGTGCCACCGGTTCCGTGATATCCGATGCAGGAACATGGATGGCAAGGGTCCACTCCGCAGAGGCAACCGGTGTATAAGCATAATAAATATCTGTTGATGTCAGGGTGACACCTGTATTTCCGCTGAGCAAATCGTCCTTTGCTTCATAAGCCGGAAGTGAGGGATCCTTCAATATATCGTCAAACTCGGTCTGCTCCGATGTCATTTGCGGAGAGGCGATGATTCTTCCATTTCTATCGATGAGCATCGCATAAGAACTCTTTCCAAGGTCTATGTCTATGATCGTTTGATTAAGATCGGTGATCAGAATATCCATACAGACCACACCGGCGAAGCGATCCGCTTCATCGTAGAACGGTGCTGCGCAGCTGATGGTCAGGCCCCGTCCATAGGTATCGGGATAGGTATCGGTAAATACGGGTTTCCCAGCTTCCTTTGCAGCAGTATACCAGGAAGCGTCGAAGTAATCGTAATATTCCTCGGAGGCAGCGGTCTTGTCCCCCAAATCCGATCGATTGTCATAGCTGAGCATAAACCCGCTCTCTGTTCCTATGTAAATTGTGGTGATCATCTCCTTTTCAGCGGTGATGATGGGTTTGAAAACATATTCCAGGTTCCCCAGCAGCTTTATTTCATCGTGAATATCTGGCAGTGAAATGTTCTTGCTGGCCAGATAACGCTGCATCATAAGATTATTTGAATTTTCTTTATTGGGAGGAAGCACCTCCACCGGGATAAAATTGGATGAGCTGTTATAAAGCCGATCGGCATATGCTGCAAATTGACCGGTATAGCCAGAAAATTTGCCAAGCTCCGCGTCTGCAAGCTTTGCTTTGCTTGAAACGATATCAAGCAGATTCTGTTCCATTTGTGTGAGCAGTGCGTCCTCTCCGTTCTTAGCAGCGGTATCTCCCAGCTCCTTGCCTGCTGAAAGCACATCACTTTGTATCTTCAACATACTGATAACGCTTACAACACTGGTAAGCAGCAATGCCGTGACCGATATGGCAAGAACCATAGTCTGTACTTTTTTTCGAATCGGCCTTCTTTTTTTATCCATTGATCTGTGCCCCCTTAAATTACAATATGAATTTTGTTGATTCCCCGTCGGTATTTGTATGACGCGCGGAGTGCACGGTACTTTATCAGCTGGAGTCCGAACATATCCTCTGATGCTTCCTCTTTGCCTGCCACAAAGGGATTGTAACGGCTGCCCTGATACGTAAACCAAAGAGAAAAGCTGTCGTTCTCATAAAATTGAATCGCGACCGATGTGTCAGGCTGTTCAGCAAAGATCCTGATCATCACTTCTTCAATGCAGTTCTGTATGCCATACAGATTTTTTCTGTTGATTTTACGGAGCAGGAAATATTCCTCTAGCAGATCATTGAAGTTGTCAAGACTGCCCGGCTCGGAATCAACGCTGCCGGAAACATCCGGCAGTATATGCGCCCAGGGCGGAAGAACCGGAATAACACATATAATGGAGGTCATCAGAATAATAATCGGAATTCCCACTAATAAATTCATCGAAAGATAAGCAATCAGTACTGTCAGAAATGCCCCAACCGACAGGAACACAAAGCTTATTGCACCGCATACTGCTGCAAGAAAAGCGTTCAGCCAAATATATCTGAAATAATCGGCTTTCTTTTTCAATTGAACTCTGTGTGGTATTACTCCTGCGTGCCACAAAAGCCACATCCCCATACCCGTCACCAAAATACAGCTTTGTTCAAACAGCAGTTCAGGCAGCGTCGCGGCAGTTATCACAGAAGCCAGCATACTTCCAATCAAGCAGCCAATGGTTCCACACCAGCCAAACAGCAGACCCAGCGTGACGGGAAGAAAGTTCTTAATCCCAATATAAGCACCGAAATCCAGAAAGCCGGTCATTCTTACAGGTAGATCCAGCAAAAAATATACCGCTGCCGAAATCAATATCAGTGAGACTTGCTTCTCATAATCAGTCTTTTTCATGTACAAGCCTCCTTTTCACAGCCATAGTAAAAGAGGAATCTGCAATCAAAATGCCCGCTATCATTACGATTGCTCCTGCAAGCTTCCAGGAAGTGATGGTTTCGGCTTGTGTACCAAATAAGCTGGCAAGAACAGGAGACATCAGCATAGTGATAACAATTTCGGTAGAAAAAATCAATGAGGTGTCCAGGGCATTGACATATCTTTGGGCGTATATCTGCACAACGCTATACAGTCCACGGATAAAGAGGCTGATAAACAGCACACTCCACCAGAACGCAGCATCAGATGGCAGTGACATGGTGATATTCTTAACCTTTGCCTCACCAAACCAAAATACCAGAGCAAAAATTGCGTTGAAGAACATCTGGCCCATGGCTAGGATGGACGGATTGGATTTTGCTGTAAAATCTCCGGTCATTATGATGTATACAGCAACAAAAACATCCGCTGCCACAAGATAAAGGATATGGATATTCAGCGCCCCTGTAAGATCTGTATTCATGATCAGAAACAAGCCTGCAAGTACCACTCCAATCCCGATGAGGCTGGACCGCTCCGGTTTTTTCTTGTAAAGTACAAACGAAAGACCAGGGATAAATACAAAATATGCAGAAAGCACGCATGCGCTGACAGTAGCACCTACCCCTGAGGTTCCAAGCAGTAAGAAAAGGTTGAATCCAAACACCTCGACGGACAGGATCAAACTTTGCAGAATCTGACCTTTGTTGATCCGAAACAGCTCGCCCCAAAATAGGGCAAGCATGAAACAAAAGCCGATCAGATACGTAATGGTCAGAAACGCAAAGTTTGAAACGGACTCCGGAACATTGGCAAGAAAAACGTACTGGATCGCTGCGAAAAAAGTGATCATAAAAAGCGAAAGGTTTGCTTCTGTTTTATTCATTGATCACCTCGCGCAGCAGATATTTTTCAAGCAGGATATCAGGGTAATAGGATAGTTTTGCCCGCCTTAAGCCTTCGACCCCAACATCCTCCTCACGATTGATATACTGGTATTCGCTGCAGCATATCCTCACCAGATCACGGTTCAGCGCCCTGTATATATCAGGAATTCTGCGGTCACCCTTTTCGATAATCACATCAAAGCTGCTTGCTGACAGCGGTACACCATATGCGTAGCCGCACAGAACATGATCAATATACATTACGATGCCTGTGAATTCCAGTTCTGCATAGTTGGAAAGCCCAAGCTGTATTGCAATATTTTCATGCTCAAGCTGTGCGTCCTCCTCACCATTCAGCCGATTTTCAAGCCACATTTTCTGAAACCGCCGGATCTCGTCCAGGTGCTTCTCTTCGATTATTTCGATGTGAGTCCTGCTGCCATAGTTGCGGTAGAAGGATCTGATATCATACCGTCTGGATCGCAATTGGGGTCCAGGCAAATTCACCAGCTTGTCATAAGTATAGATGTACTCCGAATAATCACGGAGCGCCGTTACCGAAAACTTGCCCGGAAACAGCCTCACTACTGCATCCTTCGCCGCTGCAGTCAAGGTTTCAAAACGAACTGCTGCTCCATAGCGATGTGCGTCTTCAAGAATCGCCTCGA
This genomic window from Clostridiales bacterium contains:
- a CDS encoding oligoendopeptidase F family protein — encoded protein: MEKGTEETNVKRIFSFFIAMAMALSMTACSLNQGQNADTAAAQNETTSSEKQAAQQEIPWDLRAIYPDEAAFEKEYSQTEAQIKTVSALRGRLNTTDGVVGYYAGFDEMSRLAGRLDAYATLQVQKDQSDSKAKELVGRVSNLLTRMSTETAFALPELFANSDSFLDKVAGDPRMKPYLIWFHRDRAESDHALPEREEQLLQPLYQMRDGAYNLYASLTGSDLTFPKIKFPDGTEVPADENHYAAAYNKNYSQEFRIAYYDAMMQTYGAFRNTLAQNLHNYYTAVTQSASLHKYGSALEADLAPTDTPISVYNGVLNAEEKTKPSLDRYFSLLRNSLGTTKLYSFETNASIAKDPGTTFPYEDARTLVKKALAPLGNDYANQLDVMLEGGAIDVYPAENKSTGAFAMPVSGTHPYILLNYTEDYNSVSTLAHELGHAAHMLYSQTQESSYGQNVSSLTSEVTSTLNELLLSDYMIQNAKTEEERQYYAAEQLSTLYKSFFTQAFFARFQEAAVREVENGGTLTADKLDELWLETTRDSYGPEYAVTDSYAAGWARIPHFYNGFYVYQYAVGISAACNIADRIQSGDAGAAEDYLTFLKAGDSGNVVDLLNLAGVDISNGNYINAFTARFERLLKEFE
- a CDS encoding DMT family transporter, yielding MNKTEANLSLFMITFFAAIQYVFLANVPESVSNFAFLTITYLIGFCFMLALFWGELFRINKGQILQSLILSVEVFGFNLFLLLGTSGVGATVSACVLSAYFVFIPGLSFVLYKKKPERSSLIGIGVVLAGLFLIMNTDLTGALNIHILYLVAADVFVAVYIIMTGDFTAKSNPSILAMGQMFFNAIFALVFWFGEAKVKNITMSLPSDAAFWWSVLFISLFIRGLYSVVQIYAQRYVNALDTSLIFSTEIVITMLMSPVLASLFGTQAETITSWKLAGAIVMIAGILIADSSFTMAVKRRLVHEKD
- a CDS encoding SpoIIE family protein phosphatase, whose product is MDKKRRPIRKKVQTMVLAISVTALLLTSVVSVISMLKIQSDVLSAGKELGDTAAKNGEDALLTQMEQNLLDIVSSKAKLADAELGKFSGYTGQFAAYADRLYNSSSNFIPVEVLPPNKENSNNLMMQRYLASKNISLPDIHDEIKLLGNLEYVFKPIITAEKEMITTIYIGTESGFMLSYDNRSDLGDKTAASEEYYDYFDASWYTAAKEAGKPVFTDTYPDTYGRGLTISCAAPFYDEADRFAGVVCMDILITDLNQTIIDIDLGKSSYAMLIDRNGRIIASPQMTSEQTEFDDILKDPSLPAYEAKDDLLSGNTGVTLTSTDIYYAYTPVASAEWTLAIHVPASDITEPVAQIRDSINTKTDDTAASMRKNILTAILIFVLSFAAIIFIVVILTRRFAVQLTMPLLSLRNDVGEISGGNLEYRAQIHDNDEIGDLAGSFNNMALSLEQYINDLTFVTAEKERIGAELDVAKHIQASMLPSIFPAFPERPELDIYATMTPAKEVGGDFYDFFLVDDDRLAMVMADVSGKGVPAALFMVIAKTLLKNVAQTGLSPKAVLEKVNNQLCVGNEAEMFVTVWLGVLEISTGKMTCANAGHEYPVIKRAGGSYELIKDKHGFVLAGMEGTRYKEYELQLDSGDRLYLYTDGVAEATDTHNELYGTDRMIHALNRYKDVDCATLLHRMKEEIDAFVGEAPQFDDITMLSLELRPQNGHGMKKLKVTPTLASIEEVTAFVEQELEAAEIPMKVTAQMNIAVDEIFSNIVRYSGASDATVGVSVEDGHVTLRFADNGRPYDPTEKPDPDTTLSAEERDIGGLGIFMVKKFMDTVEYEYQDSLNILTLTKQI
- a CDS encoding DUF2156 domain-containing protein; the encoded protein is MKKGGIAMIVRQLEIKMNFEAVTLKHKKIINPYLYQYGESSCQHSFAAMFCLADKYCDSVCENDGWLFVHRAGISSKTERAYLFPMGDYSNEGRLRGAIEAILEDAHRYGAAVRFETLTAAAKDAVVRLFPGKFSVTALRDYSEYIYTYDKLVNLPGPQLRSRRYDIRSFYRNYGSRTHIEIIEEKHLDEIRRFQKMWLENRLNGEEDAQLEHENIAIQLGLSNYAELEFTGIVMYIDHVLCGYAYGVPLSASSFDVIIEKGDRRIPDIYRALNRDLVRICCSEYQYINREEDVGVEGLRRAKLSYYPDILLEKYLLREVINE